A region from the Pelobates fuscus isolate aPelFus1 chromosome 1, aPelFus1.pri, whole genome shotgun sequence genome encodes:
- the LOC134586441 gene encoding B- and T-lymphocyte attenuator-like, whose translation MAVSFLLWLPYLLLTPVNVFSCINSINIPRNTQYNATIGETLSLRCPLQLCPDANPRVTWCKMTSDRSCQFVEERVGISFHLAENKTDSAVYLLNFTSTEVNDTGFYKCSAQFLNQQAVGHLIKVNILERIPGNENPQEEIWRGHSLPFYFFLLMIILLVVVIFISVLFCVYRHKGFTCNSSEGKPKVTSSRGEIRPKSLSGARTICDHATKKKKKTALKDNNPVIYYPTDLRTDPTEY comes from the exons ATGGCTGTTTCCTTCTTACTATGGCTGCCGTATCTTCTCCTGACTCCAG tAAATGTGTTTTCTTGTATAAATAGTATAAATATCCCAAGGAACACACAGTACAATGCAACCATAGGGGAGACGCTCAGCCTACGTTGCCCTCTCCAATTGTGCCCCGATGCCAACCCTAGGGTGACTTGGTGCAAAATGACGTCAGACAGATCATGCCAGTTTGTGGAGGAAAGAGTGGGCATATCATTCCACTTGGCAGAAAACAAGACGGACAGCGCAGTCTATCTTCTAAACTTTACATCGACAGAGGTTAACGACACTGGATTTTATAAATGCTCGGCACAGTTCCTGAATCAGCAAGCAGTGGGACATTTAATAAAAGTCAATATTTTGG AAAGAATACCTGGCAACGAAAACCCACAAGAGGAGATATGGAGAGGCCATAGCTTGcctttctatttctttctattaATGATTATTTTATTAGTAGTTGTGATTTTCATATCTGTACTGTTCTGCGTGTATCGGCACAAAG gaTTCACCTGTAACTCATCCGAAGGCAAGCCAAAAGTAACGTCTTCACGtg GAGAGATTCGCCCAAAAAGTCTGTCTGGAGCGCGTACCATTTGTGATCATgcaacaaagaaaaagaaaaaaactgcatTGAAAGATAATAACCCCGTCATTTACTATCCGACTGATTTGAGGACGGATCCCACTGAATATTGA